A genome region from Methanococcoides burtonii DSM 6242 includes the following:
- a CDS encoding ATP-binding protein gives MTVKLGFYVKDNGIGIPNDKLGIIFDLFKQVDSSLSRNFGGTGL, from the coding sequence TTGACTGTCAAACTTGGGTTTTATGTAAAAGACAATGGTATTGGAATTCCGAATGATAAACTTGGCATCATATTCGATCTTTTCAAACAAGTCGATTCTTCGCTTAGCAGAAATTTTGGTGGGACCGGACTTTGA
- a CDS encoding TatD family hydrolase has product MNTSPKIPITDEHMHIDPRAKGLKAVKEFQNAGGTHIILVTKPTWTIGVEVTRPEDYKIVFDETVDLANQINETGVTAFPVLGVHPAEINKLNERMELEKAVELMKGGLEIASEYVEEGLAVGLKSGRPHYPVSEEIWDASNTIMEHGFTLAKGAGCAIQLHTESVGEPELIDITERAKRTGIQLNRVVKHYAPPLVNVCERLGIFPGVLAGKGAIEEALEQGTRFMMETDYIDDPERPGAVLGPKTIPRRTLKLVEEYGEELFWKIHKENVEEVYEVEIEL; this is encoded by the coding sequence ATGAACACATCTCCAAAGATTCCCATCACCGATGAACACATGCACATTGACCCACGTGCAAAGGGACTCAAAGCGGTCAAAGAGTTCCAGAATGCAGGCGGAACTCACATCATCCTTGTAACAAAACCAACGTGGACCATAGGAGTGGAAGTTACAAGACCGGAGGATTACAAGATAGTGTTTGATGAGACCGTTGACCTTGCCAACCAGATCAACGAGACCGGTGTCACAGCATTCCCGGTCCTTGGAGTTCATCCTGCGGAGATAAACAAACTGAACGAACGTATGGAACTTGAAAAGGCAGTGGAGCTTATGAAAGGCGGGCTTGAGATCGCTTCAGAGTACGTTGAAGAAGGGCTTGCAGTGGGGCTTAAAAGTGGAAGACCGCACTACCCGGTGTCAGAAGAGATATGGGATGCATCCAATACTATCATGGAACATGGGTTCACACTGGCAAAGGGTGCCGGTTGTGCCATCCAGTTGCATACTGAAAGCGTTGGGGAACCGGAACTGATAGACATCACTGAAAGAGCAAAAAGGACCGGCATTCAGCTCAATAGAGTGGTCAAGCATTACGCCCCACCGCTTGTTAATGTCTGTGAAAGGCTTGGCATCTTCCCGGGTGTCTTGGCAGGAAAAGGAGCCATTGAAGAAGCTCTTGAGCAGGGCACTCGCTTCATGATGGAGACCGATTACATCGATGATCCTGAAAGACCAGGAGCTGTCCTTGGACCAAAGACCATTCCCCGAAGGACATTGAAACTGGTAGAAGAGTATGGGGAAGAACTATTCTGGAAAATTCACAAGGAGAATGTGGAAGAGGTCTATGAGGTGGAGATCGAATTGTAA
- the uvrA gene encoding excinuclease ABC subunit UvrA codes for MSLKNIIVKGAKEHNLKNVDVTFPRDKLIVITGLSGSGKSSLAFDTIYAEGQRRYVESLSAYARQFLGLMEKPDVEYIEGLSPAISIEQKTTSKNPRSTVGTVTEIYDYLRLLYARIGIRHCPKCGKAIEPQSVDQIVDSILKIKEGSKIHILAPLVRERKGEYKKLLAELRTEGFARARVDGEIIALEDAETIGLGRYNKHNIEAVVDRIVIKDDIRERVTDAVETALEKSGGTLVVHVLDKEEMVFSENLACTDCEIGFEDMEPSAFSFNSPQGACEECHGLGTSMEFDPELIVPDTTLSLHEGAIEHWGKKDGYYMQSLGSIAQRYGFSMDVPFEDLAPEHKDIIFNGASGLIDYVHIGKNGGMWKHKGKFNGVIANISKIYNSTESENRKDTLKKYITTKPCTSCNGDRLKPASLAVTINEQNILKVTRMSVEIALLFFEELETKLTPREYSIARLILKEIKARLGFLMDVGLDYLTLSRSAATLSGGEAQRIRLATQIGSSLMGVLYILDEPSIGLHQRDNLRLINTLKHLRDIGNTVIVVEHDEETIMNCDHVVDMGPGAGIHGGEIVAEGTPEEIMAHPDSRTGQYMSGKLEIAIPEKRREPTGKLVIVGASQNNLKGIDVDFPLGVMTCVTGVSGSGKSTLINETLNKVLSQKLNRSRERPGKYKDIKGLELVDKVITIDQSPIGRTPRSNPATYTNLFTPIRELFSQTKMAKTRGYKPGRFSFNVRGGRCETCSGDGTITIEMHFLPDVYVPCEVCHGKRYNHETLEVNYKDKNIADVLDMTVEEALGFFENVPKIRNKLQTLFDVGLGYIKLGQSSTTLSGGEAQRVKLATELSRRSTGKTVFILDEPTTGLHFDDVNKLLDVLQRLVETGNTVIVIEHNLDVIKTADWVIDLGPEGGERGGKVIAKGTPEKVSKVKGSYTGEFLKKALKK; via the coding sequence ATGTCCCTGAAAAATATAATCGTAAAAGGTGCTAAAGAGCACAATCTCAAGAATGTAGACGTTACATTCCCGCGTGATAAACTGATAGTCATAACCGGACTCAGCGGATCAGGAAAATCATCCCTTGCTTTTGATACCATCTATGCAGAAGGTCAGAGGCGATACGTGGAATCATTGTCAGCTTATGCAAGGCAATTTCTAGGGCTCATGGAAAAACCGGATGTTGAATACATCGAAGGGCTTTCCCCTGCAATTTCTATAGAACAGAAAACAACCAGCAAGAATCCGCGTTCCACGGTCGGTACTGTCACAGAGATATATGATTACCTGAGGTTGCTCTATGCAAGAATAGGAATACGACACTGCCCTAAATGTGGCAAGGCTATCGAACCTCAAAGCGTTGACCAGATAGTCGATAGTATATTGAAGATAAAGGAAGGCTCTAAGATACATATCCTTGCACCTCTTGTGCGGGAACGTAAGGGGGAATACAAAAAATTGCTCGCCGAACTTCGTACAGAAGGGTTTGCACGTGCAAGGGTCGATGGCGAGATAATAGCCCTTGAGGATGCAGAGACAATTGGGCTGGGACGTTATAACAAACACAATATCGAAGCCGTAGTGGACAGGATCGTAATAAAGGACGACATTCGGGAAAGAGTGACAGATGCCGTTGAGACCGCACTGGAGAAAAGCGGTGGCACACTGGTAGTTCATGTGCTTGACAAAGAGGAAATGGTCTTCAGTGAAAATCTGGCATGCACCGATTGTGAAATTGGTTTTGAGGACATGGAGCCATCGGCATTCTCGTTCAACAGCCCCCAGGGAGCATGCGAGGAATGTCATGGCCTTGGAACCTCCATGGAGTTCGATCCTGAACTTATCGTACCCGACACCACCCTTTCATTGCATGAAGGAGCCATCGAACATTGGGGCAAGAAAGATGGGTACTACATGCAGTCACTGGGATCCATTGCGCAGCGCTATGGGTTCTCCATGGATGTGCCTTTTGAGGACCTTGCACCTGAGCACAAGGATATAATCTTTAACGGTGCCAGCGGGTTGATCGATTATGTGCACATCGGTAAGAACGGCGGGATGTGGAAACACAAGGGTAAGTTCAATGGGGTCATCGCCAATATATCAAAGATATACAATAGCACAGAATCCGAGAATAGAAAAGATACCCTGAAAAAGTACATCACCACCAAACCCTGCACATCCTGCAATGGAGACAGGCTAAAACCCGCAAGTCTTGCAGTTACTATTAATGAACAGAACATTCTCAAGGTCACCCGTATGTCCGTGGAGATTGCCCTATTGTTCTTCGAAGAACTTGAAACAAAGCTCACACCCCGCGAATATTCCATTGCGAGACTCATACTCAAGGAAATTAAGGCAAGACTGGGCTTCCTGATGGATGTGGGACTTGATTACCTTACCCTGAGCCGTTCAGCAGCCACCCTGTCGGGCGGAGAAGCCCAAAGGATAAGGCTTGCTACACAGATCGGCTCCAGCCTTATGGGTGTTCTGTACATTCTTGACGAGCCGAGTATCGGTCTGCATCAGAGAGATAATCTCAGGCTCATTAACACGTTAAAGCATCTGAGAGATATTGGAAATACCGTCATAGTGGTTGAGCATGATGAAGAGACCATCATGAACTGCGATCATGTTGTTGACATGGGACCAGGGGCAGGCATACACGGTGGGGAGATAGTCGCAGAAGGAACTCCTGAAGAGATAATGGCCCATCCAGATTCACGTACCGGACAATACATGAGTGGTAAACTGGAGATCGCCATACCGGAAAAAAGGCGTGAACCCACAGGGAAACTTGTTATTGTAGGGGCTTCACAGAACAATCTCAAGGGGATCGATGTAGATTTCCCGCTTGGAGTAATGACCTGTGTTACCGGAGTATCAGGTTCCGGAAAAAGTACGCTTATCAATGAGACATTGAACAAGGTCCTGTCACAGAAATTGAATCGTTCCCGCGAGAGACCGGGCAAATATAAGGATATAAAAGGTCTTGAACTGGTGGATAAGGTCATCACTATCGACCAGTCGCCAATAGGACGAACACCGCGCTCAAACCCCGCCACATATACCAATCTGTTCACACCCATACGAGAACTGTTCTCACAGACAAAGATGGCAAAGACACGTGGCTACAAGCCCGGAAGATTTAGCTTCAATGTTCGTGGCGGCAGATGTGAGACATGTTCAGGTGACGGGACCATAACGATCGAGATGCACTTTTTGCCTGACGTTTATGTGCCGTGTGAGGTATGTCACGGAAAACGGTACAACCATGAGACACTGGAAGTGAATTACAAGGACAAAAATATCGCTGATGTCCTTGATATGACCGTTGAGGAAGCCCTGGGATTCTTTGAGAATGTACCGAAGATAAGGAATAAGCTACAAACCCTTTTCGATGTCGGCCTGGGATATATAAAACTGGGACAGTCTTCAACAACGTTATCTGGAGGAGAAGCCCAGCGTGTGAAGCTTGCGACCGAACTTAGTCGCCGTTCCACCGGAAAAACGGTATTTATCCTTGATGAACCGACCACAGGACTTCATTTTGATGACGTGAACAAACTGCTTGACGTACTTCAAAGATTGGTGGAAACAGGAAATACCGTTATTGTGATCGAGCACAATCTCGATGTCATCAAGACCGCTGACTGGGTCATCGATCTTGGACCTGAAGGAGGGGAACGTGGTGGCAAAGTTATCGCAAAGGGAACGCCTGAGAAGGTCTCGAAGGTCAAAGGCTCTTATACAGGAGAGTTCCTGAAAAAAGCACTCAAGAAATAA
- a CDS encoding radical SAM protein, with product MSSRIIYGPILSRRLGRSLGIDIIKKSDFRKNCNFDCVYCQLGHVDWKISTPSEATDLVTTEEVIDSLANYHKKVDDLDYITFSGTCEPTLNLELGNMIEQIRNISNVPICVITNSSLVNREDVRNNLSKADLVVATLVSGNEDTFQAINRPAEGIELQDIIKGLKQLQKMKGPKVAIEIMLLDSNNGYLTNSSDPEIDKQIEVLKFIDPDEIEILTISRPPAEDFIIPVTETRLKEIAQKFDEELGRERVRLVLKGLKRKRSNIEHENLTDEVYDLILRRPCTFDQVVQSLDIDNEELSPTIEGLVDDQKIIGISSENGTYYRAV from the coding sequence ATGAGCTCAAGGATCATCTACGGACCAATCCTTTCAAGAAGACTTGGAAGGTCGCTTGGAATTGATATCATTAAAAAAAGTGACTTCCGGAAGAACTGCAATTTCGATTGTGTCTACTGCCAGCTTGGACATGTGGACTGGAAAATATCGACACCATCAGAAGCAACAGATCTTGTAACAACTGAAGAAGTGATCGACAGCCTTGCTAATTATCACAAGAAAGTGGATGATCTTGATTACATAACATTTTCAGGGACATGTGAACCTACATTGAACCTGGAACTGGGTAACATGATCGAACAGATAAGGAACATAAGCAATGTTCCCATTTGTGTAATTACAAATTCATCACTCGTGAACAGAGAGGACGTCAGAAATAACCTTTCAAAGGCCGATCTTGTAGTCGCTACACTTGTGTCAGGAAATGAAGACACATTTCAGGCTATCAACAGACCTGCAGAAGGAATTGAACTTCAGGATATAATCAAAGGACTAAAACAACTGCAGAAAATGAAAGGTCCAAAGGTTGCCATAGAGATCATGCTGCTTGACTCAAATAATGGTTATCTTACAAACTCAAGCGATCCGGAAATCGATAAACAGATCGAAGTTCTCAAGTTCATCGATCCAGATGAGATAGAGATATTGACCATAAGCCGACCACCTGCTGAAGATTTTATCATCCCGGTAACTGAAACAAGGCTCAAAGAGATTGCACAGAAGTTCGATGAGGAACTTGGAAGGGAGAGGGTAAGGCTGGTACTCAAAGGTCTGAAAAGAAAGAGATCGAATATAGAACACGAGAACCTTACGGACGAGGTATATGATCTCATACTTCGGAGACCCTGTACATTTGATCAGGTAGTTCAATCTCTTGATATTGATAATGAAGAACTCTCCCCGACAATCGAAGGACTGGTGGATGATCAGAAGATCATCGGCATAAGCTCAGAGAATGGAACGTATTACCGGGCAGTATAA
- a CDS encoding PD40 domain-containing protein, translating into MKTKLLLIFFLCFFSANIVNASEILQLTDETESIGYPQWSTDGDKIIYTSSDLENITSGDWVVDFWMMDADGSNKIQLASGDSMLGLGYNSPLSPDGTKLLFVSNATGNHELWIMDIDGSDKRQLTYGAHLENNLLGLAGRWGISWSPGSSQIVYVSASSENRNVWETVEINGKKEQMFNISKVSKDYDIWIVDHDGSNNLKLTTSRKDNIGATWRSDGEKIAFVSNESGNGGIWIMNKDGSDKIQLVDGSAYNIDWSPDGTKIVYVKGDHENYTSSIWVMDTDGSNKKPLTNNSKYFVSQSYPDWSPDGSKIVFNSGNIGEYEIWIMNSDGTDQIRIDEGLMPQWSPKGDKIVTMAINGDKMAISVINLDVELTSAPSTTMKSEPASTPEDTPGFSTFIAVLSMFMIFRNMKKRI; encoded by the coding sequence ATGAAAACAAAATTACTCCTGATCTTCTTTCTTTGCTTTTTTTCAGCCAACATTGTCAATGCAAGTGAAATATTGCAACTTACTGATGAAACAGAATCCATTGGATATCCCCAATGGTCTACTGATGGTGACAAAATCATTTACACATCATCAGATCTCGAAAACATAACGTCAGGAGATTGGGTTGTAGACTTTTGGATGATGGATGCTGATGGAAGTAACAAAATTCAACTCGCTTCTGGAGATAGTATGCTCGGACTTGGATATAATAGTCCTTTATCTCCTGATGGAACAAAACTCCTATTCGTTTCAAATGCTACAGGCAATCATGAACTTTGGATTATGGATATCGATGGTTCAGATAAAAGACAGTTAACTTATGGAGCACACCTTGAAAACAATCTGCTTGGTTTGGCGGGCAGATGGGGCATTTCATGGAGTCCAGGCAGTTCACAGATCGTTTATGTTTCTGCATCTTCTGAAAACAGGAATGTTTGGGAAACCGTAGAAATAAATGGCAAAAAAGAACAAATGTTCAACATTTCTAAAGTCTCTAAAGATTACGATATCTGGATTGTCGATCACGATGGTAGTAATAATCTAAAGCTCACCACCAGTAGAAAAGATAACATCGGGGCAACATGGAGATCAGATGGAGAAAAAATAGCTTTTGTATCAAATGAATCCGGCAATGGTGGAATCTGGATCATGAACAAAGACGGATCCGATAAAATACAACTTGTAGATGGATCTGCTTACAATATTGACTGGTCGCCTGATGGTACAAAAATAGTTTATGTAAAGGGAGATCATGAAAATTACACATCCAGCATATGGGTAATGGATACTGATGGTAGCAATAAAAAACCTCTTACCAATAATTCCAAGTATTTTGTATCACAGTCTTATCCAGACTGGTCGCCTGATGGAAGTAAAATTGTTTTCAATTCCGGGAACATTGGAGAATATGAAATCTGGATCATGAACAGTGATGGAACTGACCAGATTAGAATTGATGAAGGTTTGATGCCTCAGTGGTCACCCAAAGGGGATAAAATTGTAACTATGGCAATCAATGGTGACAAAATGGCAATATCAGTGATCAACCTTGATGTAGAACTTACATCTGCACCTTCAACAACTATGAAGTCTGAACCTGCATCTACTCCTGAGGATACACCTGGGTTTAGCACATTTATTGCAGTTCTCTCGATGTTCATGATTTTCAGAAATATGAAGAAAAGGATTTGA
- a CDS encoding DUF134 domain-containing protein: protein MGRPRKRKMVNFDYNTRHFKPSGTCLKDMEEVNITIDELETLRLSTLEKMKQENAAQTMQIHQSTFQRTLQRTLQKIADALVNGKSIRVEGGDYTMPGKDGTGPRGQGPIGGQNQPRGQGPIGGQNQGRGQGPIGGQNQGRGQRGFRAGNGNNVVGTGGVCKCPNCGYEQTHQPGTPCAQVICPECGKPMIRK, encoded by the coding sequence ATGGGACGGCCAAGAAAACGAAAAATGGTTAATTTCGACTACAATACAAGGCATTTCAAGCCATCTGGCACTTGTCTGAAAGATATGGAAGAAGTGAACATAACCATTGATGAACTGGAAACCCTCAGACTGAGCACTCTTGAAAAAATGAAACAGGAAAATGCAGCTCAGACGATGCAAATACACCAGTCCACATTTCAAAGGACGCTCCAAAGAACATTGCAGAAAATAGCAGATGCATTAGTAAATGGAAAATCAATACGAGTAGAAGGAGGAGATTATACAATGCCAGGAAAGGATGGAACAGGACCTAGAGGTCAAGGACCGATAGGAGGACAGAATCAACCTAGAGGTCAAGGACCGATAGGAGGACAGAATCAAGGCAGAGGTCAAGGACCGATAGGAGGTCAGAATCAAGGCAGAGGGCAAAGGGGATTCCGTGCTGGTAACGGAAATAATGTTGTAGGAACAGGGGGTGTATGTAAATGTCCGAACTGCGGTTATGAACAAACTCACCAGCCAGGTACCCCTTGTGCTCAGGTAATCTGTCCCGAATGCGGAAAACCTATGATCCGAAAATGA
- a CDS encoding protease inhibitor I42 family protein, translating to MVTKDVENKNKNEPDDTDQDSSENIVVLPLNEDSKKITQTLSNEKSLKILDLLSEEPMSATDISKKLGLSITTIKYNIDSLLEADLIKVHRIKWSAKGREVKLYEPVQKLIIVAPGNMNVSRASIISMLQQYIGVIGAAFLGAAGIQYLSRPVPIENGGTFEPVMMDVAMESEVLRDAPMDMAPSLASDEAVGEVAKVVPEAAGPQIVDSIQTFFSNLSDNIGLWFFLGCLFAVILMMLKGCYYDNASSSTKRSVKRYILPLMLVGVVVAALSVGMAPTEDDQFIYPEIEKIPADHVFTEEDNGSTVSVNAGSIVRIDLDAPSEGYWYLSGRDDLFLNEKGYGYSSSYSPVDDDSVYGWTFETPSIGEKSIMLEYNSWNDQTSVPSDFEMTLIVEGDNELYPSFVVDGYYYDDAIELEQGEWMLIRLFESTADTYAWNMTLTDGLQLKRDQFIPQSKGSLYGKHEWKIEAIAAGEQNISAINMKQKVDITGYEQIFDLTVKVL from the coding sequence ATGGTCACTAAAGACGTTGAAAATAAGAACAAGAATGAACCTGATGATACGGATCAGGATAGTTCGGAAAATATAGTTGTACTTCCGCTCAACGAAGATTCAAAGAAGATCACTCAGACGCTTTCCAATGAGAAATCCCTGAAGATACTGGATCTTCTATCCGAAGAGCCGATGTCTGCAACGGATATCTCGAAAAAGCTCGGTCTTTCCATTACTACTATCAAGTACAACATTGACAGTTTGCTGGAAGCTGACCTTATCAAGGTACACAGGATCAAATGGAGTGCCAAAGGGCGTGAGGTCAAGCTCTATGAACCGGTACAGAAATTGATCATTGTAGCTCCGGGGAATATGAATGTCAGCAGGGCCTCCATAATTAGTATGCTTCAACAGTACATCGGTGTTATCGGTGCTGCATTCCTTGGTGCTGCAGGTATTCAGTATCTGTCAAGACCAGTTCCAATAGAGAATGGGGGTACTTTCGAACCTGTAATGATGGATGTTGCCATGGAATCTGAAGTTCTCCGTGATGCACCAATGGATATGGCCCCTTCACTTGCTTCTGATGAGGCCGTGGGCGAAGTTGCAAAGGTAGTTCCTGAAGCAGCTGGTCCTCAGATAGTGGACAGTATACAGACATTCTTTTCGAACCTTTCAGATAACATAGGGCTCTGGTTCTTCCTGGGATGTCTTTTTGCAGTCATTTTGATGATGTTAAAAGGATGTTATTATGACAATGCCAGCAGTTCCACAAAGAGGTCCGTAAAACGCTACATTCTGCCGTTGATGCTTGTTGGTGTTGTGGTAGCTGCACTTTCTGTGGGAATGGCTCCGACAGAAGATGACCAATTCATTTATCCTGAGATCGAGAAAATACCAGCTGACCATGTTTTCACAGAAGAGGATAATGGAAGTACTGTATCGGTTAATGCTGGAAGTATTGTGCGTATCGATCTTGATGCACCTTCGGAAGGGTACTGGTATCTTTCCGGGAGAGATGACCTGTTCCTAAATGAAAAAGGCTATGGATATTCATCATCATACAGCCCTGTTGACGATGATTCTGTCTATGGATGGACTTTTGAAACTCCGTCCATTGGTGAGAAATCGATTATGTTAGAATACAATTCATGGAATGACCAGACATCTGTTCCGAGCGACTTTGAGATGACCTTGATAGTGGAAGGTGACAATGAACTGTATCCGTCATTTGTTGTGGATGGCTACTATTATGATGATGCGATCGAGCTTGAACAAGGCGAGTGGATGCTCATCAGACTGTTCGAATCTACAGCGGATACATATGCATGGAACATGACGTTGACGGACGGGCTCCAGCTTAAAAGGGACCAGTTTATCCCACAGTCAAAGGGCTCCCTCTATGGAAAACATGAGTGGAAGATCGAGGCTATTGCAGCTGGTGAACAGAATATCTCTGCCATAAATATGAAACAAAAGGTTGACATTACTGGATATGAACAGATTTTTGACCTTACGGTCAAGGTCCTTTGA
- a CDS encoding PD40 domain-containing protein, with protein MSNISLILIILVLFVSITHVSANETIELTDGTESNGFPQWSPDGEMIVYHTLSEVGAIGNTKTWMMDIDGSNKTQLTSGKSLGPLFLISGFSPTDNPWSPDGDKLLYGSLLGVEIIGDIPVFLKTDIQIMNADGTSKNKVKGSSNAEYYGWAQNTTKIFMVDKSKKLWLLNPDGTEKVLITQGDENDSQFLWQPHGNKIVFRSDRGGYPDIWVMNYDGTGKLQLSNSEEKELDIKWSMDGTKIAYVSPSVLNTSNLSTFFNSSHSIWVMNSDGSDKKKLTGRHDRWDARPEFSPDGEKIAFDTTYKNESDPKIIVMDVDGTNETVLAKGWMPQWSPMGNKIAFTGKSGNNSVVSVIALDEKFKSEPAIPMEYVPEDIQHPEEKTPGFSAVIAMLSFFMLGKNINRRN; from the coding sequence ATGTCAAATATTAGCTTGATTCTGATAATTTTAGTACTATTTGTCTCAATCACTCACGTAAGTGCAAATGAGACTATAGAGTTAACAGACGGAACCGAATCCAACGGATTTCCTCAATGGTCTCCTGATGGAGAAATGATAGTATATCACACACTTTCTGAGGTAGGAGCTATTGGAAACACAAAAACCTGGATGATGGACATCGATGGAAGCAACAAAACACAACTTACGTCCGGCAAATCATTAGGACCTCTTTTTTTAATCTCTGGTTTTAGTCCTACTGACAATCCATGGTCTCCTGATGGGGACAAACTCCTTTATGGCTCTCTGTTGGGAGTGGAAATTATTGGCGATATTCCAGTTTTTCTAAAAACCGACATACAGATTATGAATGCTGATGGAACAAGCAAAAATAAAGTTAAAGGCAGCTCAAATGCGGAATACTATGGTTGGGCTCAAAACACAACTAAAATATTCATGGTGGACAAATCCAAAAAGTTATGGCTCCTTAATCCCGATGGAACAGAAAAAGTCCTAATTACTCAGGGGGATGAAAATGATTCCCAGTTTTTGTGGCAACCTCATGGAAACAAAATAGTTTTTCGTTCAGATCGTGGTGGATATCCGGATATATGGGTAATGAATTACGATGGAACCGGAAAGTTACAATTATCCAATTCCGAGGAAAAGGAATTGGATATCAAATGGTCAATGGATGGTACAAAGATCGCATATGTTTCACCCAGTGTCCTTAATACTTCTAACCTTTCCACTTTTTTCAATTCATCGCATTCAATTTGGGTGATGAACTCTGATGGAAGTGATAAAAAAAAATTAACTGGCAGGCACGATAGGTGGGATGCACGGCCGGAATTCTCCCCGGATGGGGAAAAGATTGCATTTGATACCACGTACAAAAATGAGTCAGATCCGAAAATCATTGTAATGGACGTGGATGGGACAAATGAAACCGTTTTAGCGAAAGGATGGATGCCACAATGGTCCCCTATGGGTAACAAAATTGCTTTTACGGGAAAAAGTGGCAATAATTCAGTTGTATCAGTGATTGCTCTTGATGAAAAATTCAAATCTGAACCTGCAATTCCTATGGAATATGTACCAGAGGACATTCAACATCCAGAAGAAAAAACACCGGGATTTAGTGCTGTTATTGCAATGCTTTCGTTCTTTATGCTTGGTAAAAACATAAATAGAAGGAACTGA